From a region of the Sulfuriferula plumbiphila genome:
- the murI gene encoding glutamate racemase: MKIDPKQPIGVFDSGIGGLTVVRALMERLPFENIVYFGDTARVPYGVKSVETIAHYTTQIAEFLLEKQVKVLIIACNTMAAVAAQVVRDLSPVPVLDVIEAGAIAAVEATRTRQIGVIGTPTTVNSNAYARAIQVMASDARIYSQACPLFVPLVEEGWLDHEVTRLTAQEYLKPVLAEHIDTLVLGCTHYPLLKPLLQNVMGKDVKLVDSAEAMAARTAALLAEQGLTNTDPTLPRYEFYVTDVPVKFQTIGERFLGRSLNHVHVVKW, translated from the coding sequence ATGAAAATCGATCCCAAACAGCCCATTGGCGTATTCGACTCCGGCATCGGCGGGCTCACCGTGGTACGCGCCCTGATGGAGCGCCTGCCGTTCGAGAACATCGTCTACTTCGGCGATACCGCACGCGTGCCCTATGGCGTCAAATCGGTGGAAACCATCGCCCACTACACCACCCAGATCGCCGAGTTTTTGCTGGAAAAACAGGTCAAGGTGCTCATCATCGCCTGCAACACCATGGCCGCCGTCGCCGCCCAGGTGGTGCGCGACTTATCCCCGGTACCGGTACTGGATGTGATCGAAGCCGGGGCCATCGCCGCCGTGGAGGCCACCCGAACCCGCCAGATCGGCGTCATCGGCACCCCCACCACCGTCAACAGCAACGCCTACGCCCGTGCCATTCAGGTCATGGCATCCGACGCGCGCATCTACTCCCAGGCCTGCCCGCTGTTCGTGCCGCTGGTGGAAGAAGGCTGGCTCGACCACGAAGTCACCCGTCTCACCGCACAGGAATACCTCAAACCGGTGCTGGCGGAACACATCGATACGCTGGTGCTGGGCTGCACCCACTACCCGCTGCTCAAGCCGCTGTTGCAGAACGTGATGGGTAAAGACGTGAAACTGGTGGACTCCGCCGAAGCCATGGCCGCACGCACTGCCGCCTTATTGGCGGAACAAGGCCTGACCAACACCGACCCCACCCTGCCACGCTACGAGTTTTATGTCACCGATGTGCCGGTAAAATTCCAGACCATCGGCGAACGCTTCCTGGGACGCTCGCTGAATCACGTGCATGTGGTGAAGTGGTAA
- a CDS encoding class I SAM-dependent methyltransferase, with amino-acid sequence MKLSPQDLEKISKLTLQHYNQRCGDFWEGTRHHDVSQNIAALLQYLEGEPPYTLLDFGCGPGRDLKVFAELGHRAVGLDGAAQFAEMARAHSGCEIWLQDFLKLDLPHHHFDGVFANAVLFHVPSQELPSVLLQLHATLKPRGVLFSSNPRGNNTEGWNGGRYGAYYDLQTWQRYMSDAGFIELTHYYRPSGLPQAEQPWLASVWRKP; translated from the coding sequence ATGAAACTTAGCCCGCAGGATCTGGAAAAAATCTCCAAACTCACGCTGCAGCACTATAACCAGCGATGCGGGGATTTCTGGGAAGGGACACGCCATCATGATGTGAGTCAGAACATCGCCGCCCTGCTGCAATATCTCGAGGGCGAGCCGCCCTATACCTTGCTTGATTTTGGCTGCGGGCCGGGACGCGATCTCAAGGTGTTTGCCGAACTTGGCCACCGCGCGGTAGGTCTGGACGGCGCCGCGCAGTTTGCAGAAATGGCGCGTGCGCATAGCGGCTGTGAAATATGGCTGCAGGATTTTCTGAAGCTGGACTTGCCGCATCATCACTTCGATGGGGTGTTTGCCAATGCCGTGCTGTTTCACGTTCCCAGCCAGGAATTGCCTTCCGTGCTGCTGCAATTGCACGCGACGCTGAAACCGCGCGGCGTATTGTTCAGCTCGAACCCGCGCGGCAATAACACGGAAGGCTGGAACGGCGGGCGTTACGGCGCTTATTACGATCTGCAGACCTGGCAGCGGTATATGTCGGATGCCGGTTTTATTGAGCTGACCCACTATTACCGCCCAAGCGGTTTGCCGCAGGCAGAGCAGCCCTGGCTGGCAAGCGTGTGGCGGAAACCATAA
- the queG gene encoding tRNA epoxyqueuosine(34) reductase QueG codes for MDHGELDLAGLVWDIKAWGRELGFGAVGITDCALDNTEAELLAWLDKGYHGEMDYMAKHGVKRARPAELVPGTLRIISARMNYLPPQAAESWTVMGDGDLAFISRYALGRDYHKVLRTRLQQLATRIEAAVGAFSYRVFTDSAPVMEVALAANAGLGWRGKHTLLLDRDAGSWFFLGEIYTDLPLPVDSPASAHCGSCQACLDICPTRAIVAPYELDARRCISYLTIEHPGSIPVVLRPLMGNRIYGCDDCQLVCPWNRFARTSELADFSVRNGLDGAALAALFAWSEHDFDTRLQGSAIRRIGYERWLRNIAVALGNAPTSDAAVDALHSRAGHPSALVREHVQWALSRHIEAAKLERHGQD; via the coding sequence ATGGATCATGGTGAACTCGATTTAGCGGGATTGGTATGGGATATCAAGGCGTGGGGGCGGGAACTTGGTTTTGGAGCCGTGGGCATCACCGATTGCGCGCTGGACAACACCGAGGCGGAACTGCTCGCATGGCTGGATAAAGGCTACCACGGCGAGATGGATTATATGGCAAAACACGGCGTCAAACGCGCCCGCCCCGCCGAACTGGTACCCGGCACGCTGCGCATCATCTCAGCACGCATGAACTACCTGCCGCCACAAGCCGCAGAGAGCTGGACGGTAATGGGCGACGGCGATCTCGCTTTCATTTCCCGCTATGCGCTGGGACGCGACTACCACAAGGTGCTGCGCACCCGCCTGCAACAACTGGCGACGCGCATCGAGGCCGCCGTGGGCGCATTCAGCTACCGGGTGTTCACCGATTCCGCCCCGGTGATGGAAGTGGCGCTGGCTGCCAATGCCGGACTGGGCTGGCGCGGCAAGCACACCCTGCTGCTGGATCGCGACGCGGGCTCATGGTTTTTTCTCGGCGAAATCTATACCGACCTGCCGCTGCCGGTGGACAGCCCGGCGTCCGCGCACTGCGGCAGTTGTCAGGCCTGCCTCGATATCTGCCCCACCCGGGCCATCGTCGCCCCCTACGAACTGGACGCACGGCGCTGCATCTCCTACCTCACCATCGAGCACCCCGGCAGCATCCCCGTTGTGCTGCGCCCGCTGATGGGCAACCGCATCTACGGCTGCGACGACTGCCAGCTGGTGTGCCCGTGGAACCGCTTTGCCAGAACCAGCGAGCTGGCGGATTTCTCGGTACGCAACGGTCTCGACGGCGCCGCGCTCGCGGCACTGTTCGCCTGGAGCGAACACGATTTCGACACCCGTCTGCAAGGCAGCGCAATCCGCCGCATCGGTTATGAACGCTGGCTGCGCAACATCGCCGTGGCGCTGGGCAACGCGCCCACCAGCGACGCGGCTGTCGATGCCCTGCACAGCCGCGCCGGCCACCCCTCAGCGCTGGTGCGCGAGCATGTACAATGGGCGCTGTCGAGACATATTGAAGCTGCCAAACTTGAAAGACATGGACAGGATTAA
- the mutL gene encoding DNA mismatch repair endonuclease MutL, with product MSVIQLLPDLLISQIAAGEVVERPASALKELLENSLDAGATEIRVQLEQGGIKLMRVADNGAGIASAQLQIALARHATSKIASLEDLERVASLGFRGEALASIAAVGRVRLASRAVGADHAHQVLADGGRPGEPQPTALAAGTTIEVRDLYFNTPARRKFLKSEATEYGHSEEAFRRIALARPDVAFSLQHNGRAQHHLRSEDARRRIGALLGDEFAACALEIDESAAGLRLTGMSALPAYSRASRDAQYFFVNGRFVRDKLIAHALRQAYRDVLHHDRHPAYCLFFDLDPALVDVNVHPAKIEVRFRDGRAVHQFLYHALNKALAGRGGENPAAQAQLARPEPASHAARPVFSSGAPYQAPMPLGVAQPATFYDLMMRDLPLPQTAAAQVEETAAHPLGYAIAQLHGVYILAQNSAGLVLVDMHAAHERVVYEKLKTALDQKAVASQPLLIPAAFQADALDVAAAEQHAAALHEIGFEIAPLSPTSLAVRAVPRLLQNADPAQLARDVLRELREWGASRVLTERRNELLGTLACHGAVRANRQLSITEMNALLREMETTERANQCNHGRPTWFQISLAELDKMFMRGK from the coding sequence ATGTCCGTCATACAGCTCCTCCCCGATTTGCTGATCAGCCAGATTGCCGCTGGCGAGGTGGTCGAACGCCCGGCGTCGGCGTTGAAAGAACTGCTGGAAAATAGCCTGGATGCGGGTGCGACCGAGATTCGCGTGCAGCTGGAGCAGGGTGGCATCAAGCTCATGCGCGTGGCGGATAACGGTGCTGGCATTGCTTCGGCGCAATTGCAGATTGCCCTGGCGCGCCACGCCACCAGCAAGATAGCCAGCCTGGAGGACCTGGAGCGTGTTGCCAGTCTGGGGTTTCGCGGCGAAGCGCTGGCCAGCATCGCAGCGGTGGGACGGGTGCGCCTGGCGAGCCGGGCGGTTGGCGCCGACCATGCCCACCAGGTACTAGCGGACGGCGGCCGGCCCGGGGAACCTCAGCCCACGGCCCTGGCCGCGGGCACCACCATTGAAGTGCGCGACCTGTACTTCAACACCCCGGCACGGCGCAAATTTCTCAAATCCGAGGCCACCGAATACGGCCATAGCGAGGAAGCATTTCGGCGCATTGCGCTGGCGCGGCCGGATGTGGCATTCAGCCTGCAGCACAATGGCCGTGCCCAGCATCACCTGCGCAGCGAGGACGCGCGTCGCCGCATCGGTGCGTTGCTGGGTGATGAATTCGCTGCCTGCGCGCTGGAGATAGACGAATCTGCTGCCGGGCTGCGCCTCACCGGCATGAGTGCGCTGCCCGCTTATTCGCGCGCCAGTCGCGATGCCCAGTATTTTTTTGTGAATGGCCGTTTCGTGCGCGACAAGCTCATCGCCCACGCGCTGCGTCAGGCCTACCGCGACGTGCTGCACCACGATCGCCACCCGGCGTATTGCCTGTTTTTTGACCTCGACCCGGCGCTGGTGGACGTGAACGTGCATCCGGCCAAGATCGAGGTGCGCTTCCGCGACGGCCGCGCCGTGCACCAGTTTCTCTACCACGCACTGAACAAGGCGCTGGCCGGGCGCGGTGGCGAGAACCCGGCGGCGCAGGCGCAACTGGCCCGCCCCGAGCCTGCCAGCCATGCCGCGCGTCCGGTGTTTTCCTCTGGCGCGCCTTATCAGGCGCCGATGCCGCTGGGCGTGGCGCAGCCGGCAACTTTTTACGACCTGATGATGCGCGATCTGCCGCTGCCCCAAACCGCTGCCGCGCAGGTGGAAGAAACGGCCGCCCACCCGCTGGGCTACGCCATCGCCCAGTTGCACGGCGTGTATATCCTCGCCCAGAATTCAGCCGGCCTGGTGCTGGTGGACATGCATGCCGCGCACGAACGCGTGGTGTACGAGAAGCTCAAGACCGCACTCGACCAAAAAGCGGTGGCGAGCCAGCCGTTGCTGATCCCCGCCGCCTTCCAGGCCGATGCGCTGGACGTGGCGGCTGCCGAACAGCACGCGGCAGCCCTGCATGAAATCGGCTTCGAGATCGCACCGCTGTCTCCCACCAGTCTCGCGGTACGCGCCGTGCCGCGGTTGCTGCAAAACGCCGACCCCGCGCAACTCGCCCGCGATGTGCTGCGCGAATTGCGCGAATGGGGCGCCAGCCGCGTGCTCACCGAACGCCGCAACGAGCTGCTTGGCACGCTCGCCTGTCACGGTGCGGTGCGCGCCAACCGGCAATTAAGCATTACCGAAATGAACGCGCTGTTGCGCGAAATGGAAACTACCGAGCGCGCCAACCAGTGCAATCATGGCCGGCCCACCTGGTTTCAGATCAGTCTGGCGGAACTGGACAAAATGTTCATGCGCGGAAAATAG
- the tsaE gene encoding tRNA (adenosine(37)-N6)-threonylcarbamoyltransferase complex ATPase subunit type 1 TsaE yields MIHPADDTLPQLTLHLPDEAATLALGADMARILVPGLVFYLDGNLGAGKTTLVRGIMRGLGYEGKVKSPTYTLVELYAISRLNLYHFDLYRFADPIEWEEAGFREYFNAHSICLVEWPEKAGDWLPRPDMRVLLRMRDGGRTAELKAETEAGKRWLSQLRDTIHP; encoded by the coding sequence ATGATCCATCCCGCCGATGATACCCTGCCGCAGCTGACACTACACCTGCCAGATGAGGCTGCAACCCTTGCCCTGGGCGCAGACATGGCGCGGATACTGGTGCCTGGCCTGGTGTTTTATCTTGACGGCAACCTGGGTGCGGGCAAAACCACGCTCGTCCGGGGCATCATGCGCGGGCTCGGATACGAGGGAAAAGTCAAGAGCCCGACCTATACTTTGGTTGAGCTTTATGCTATTTCTAGGTTAAATTTATATCACTTTGATTTATATCGCTTCGCCGATCCAATAGAATGGGAAGAAGCGGGGTTCAGAGAATATTTCAATGCACACAGCATTTGCCTGGTGGAGTGGCCTGAAAAAGCCGGAGACTGGCTCCCCAGGCCGGATATGCGGGTGCTGCTGAGAATGCGGGATGGTGGTAGAACAGCCGAACTGAAGGCGGAAACGGAGGCGGGCAAGCGATGGTTAAGTCAACTGCGAGACACAATACATCCATAA
- a CDS encoding NYN domain-containing protein encodes MSERNEINNMALFCDFENIALGVRDAKYAQFDIKKVLERLLLKGSIVVKKAYCDWDRYKEFKAPMHEAAFELIEIPHVRQSGKNSADIRMVVDALDLCYTKSHVDSFVIISGDSDFSPLVSKLRENNKLVIGVGVKNSTSDLLIANCDEFIFYDDLVREQEAQKKRAVRKTPDKSANDTAKKPSPRSENDKQQEAFDLVVETVEALLAERGEEEKMWASMVKQTMKRRKPDFNESYYGYRTFSDLLEDAQQHKLLALTRAEKGGYIVRLPGSDK; translated from the coding sequence ATGTCGGAACGCAATGAAATCAACAACATGGCCCTGTTCTGCGATTTCGAGAACATCGCGCTCGGGGTGCGCGACGCCAAGTACGCCCAGTTCGACATCAAGAAGGTGCTGGAACGCCTGCTGCTCAAGGGCAGCATCGTGGTCAAGAAAGCCTATTGCGACTGGGATCGCTACAAGGAATTCAAGGCGCCGATGCACGAGGCGGCGTTCGAGCTGATCGAGATTCCGCACGTGCGCCAGTCCGGCAAAAACTCCGCCGACATCCGCATGGTGGTCGACGCGCTGGACCTCTGCTACACCAAGTCGCATGTGGATAGCTTCGTCATCATCAGCGGCGATTCGGATTTCTCGCCGCTGGTGTCCAAGCTGCGCGAGAACAACAAGCTGGTGATCGGCGTGGGGGTCAAGAACTCCACCTCCGACCTGCTCATTGCCAACTGCGACGAATTCATTTTCTACGACGATCTGGTGCGCGAACAGGAAGCGCAGAAGAAACGTGCGGTGCGGAAAACCCCCGACAAATCCGCCAACGACACGGCAAAGAAACCCTCGCCACGGAGCGAAAACGACAAGCAGCAGGAAGCGTTCGACCTCGTGGTCGAAACCGTCGAAGCCCTGCTGGCCGAGCGCGGCGAGGAAGAAAAAATGTGGGCCTCGATGGTCAAGCAGACCATGAAGCGGCGCAAACCCGACTTCAACGAGTCCTATTACGGTTACCGCACTTTCAGCGATCTGCTGGAAGACGCACAGCAACACAAGTTGCTCGCGCTGACCCGTGCCGAGAAGGGGGGCTACATTGTGCGGTTGCCGGGATCCGATAAGTAA
- a CDS encoding sensor histidine kinase: MSVPESGHPSIAPARTAKTTTGFTHTLRFRLMLSVALVHVVLMGVFVADAVQEQSDRIQAELYSRGRSLVALTAVASTNALLTEDLGALAEIIQRVKSQPDVVYCEILDSRGRVLGTTHPERLGKELPLLVAKPEQFPLAAGDHILDLQERIRIAGQTVGTVTLGLSTVRMDSALARTWREGLFFILAALIVGSAAAWALSLLTTRGLHNMMEAARKISRGDLDVRVPANSQDEAGMLAIAFNNMVASLKRASEDAAQEHERRTQAERLACVGEMSATIAHEIRNPLSAIINSVNLLGGDALNREERTQVISILNNESGRLSRILGDFLDFAKIRESEPTRADLKGLIEEIANMLYQDHRTGKHLHLTVSCAPDAQTAVFDRDQMRQVLWNLMLNALQSMPEGGELSVRTRRDGEKIMVSIADTGCGIAPQFLEKVTKPFVSSRKGGTGLGLAIVQRILVQHDTQLDIVSKQGAGTEVSFQLNGVS, translated from the coding sequence ATGAGCGTGCCCGAATCCGGTCATCCCTCCATCGCGCCTGCCAGAACTGCGAAAACAACCACCGGATTCACCCATACCCTGCGTTTCCGCCTGATGCTTTCGGTAGCGCTGGTACATGTCGTGCTGATGGGCGTATTCGTCGCCGACGCGGTACAGGAGCAGTCGGACAGAATCCAGGCCGAGCTATACAGTCGCGGACGTTCCCTGGTTGCCCTGACCGCAGTGGCATCCACCAATGCCCTGCTCACCGAGGATCTCGGGGCGCTCGCGGAAATCATTCAGCGGGTCAAAAGCCAGCCCGATGTGGTGTATTGCGAAATTTTGGACTCACGCGGGCGCGTGCTGGGGACTACCCATCCGGAACGGCTGGGTAAAGAACTGCCATTGCTGGTCGCCAAACCGGAGCAGTTCCCGCTGGCAGCAGGTGACCATATCCTCGATCTGCAAGAGCGGATTCGTATTGCCGGCCAGACAGTCGGCACCGTTACGCTCGGACTGTCCACCGTCCGCATGGACTCCGCCTTGGCCAGAACCTGGCGCGAGGGCTTGTTTTTCATTCTCGCGGCACTGATAGTGGGTAGCGCTGCCGCATGGGCGCTTTCCCTGCTCACCACGCGCGGGCTGCACAACATGATGGAGGCTGCGCGCAAGATCAGCCGGGGCGACCTTGACGTGAGGGTTCCCGCCAATTCACAGGACGAGGCGGGCATGCTGGCCATTGCTTTCAATAACATGGTGGCTTCGCTCAAGCGTGCCTCGGAAGATGCCGCCCAGGAGCACGAACGGCGCACCCAGGCGGAACGGCTCGCTTGCGTGGGCGAAATGTCGGCTACCATTGCCCATGAAATACGCAATCCGCTATCCGCGATTATCAATTCGGTCAACCTGCTGGGTGGCGACGCCTTGAACCGGGAAGAGCGCACCCAGGTGATCTCCATCCTGAACAACGAATCCGGGCGTTTGAGCCGCATCCTTGGCGATTTCCTGGATTTCGCCAAAATTCGCGAATCGGAGCCGACACGCGCCGACCTGAAAGGGCTAATCGAGGAAATCGCCAACATGCTGTATCAGGATCATCGGACGGGAAAGCATCTGCATCTTACCGTTAGCTGTGCGCCGGATGCGCAAACAGCGGTTTTCGATCGCGACCAGATGCGCCAGGTATTGTGGAATCTCATGCTGAACGCGCTGCAATCCATGCCCGAAGGCGGCGAACTGTCGGTACGGACGCGACGCGACGGAGAGAAAATAATGGTGAGCATTGCGGACACCGGCTGTGGCATCGCGCCGCAGTTCCTGGAAAAAGTCACCAAGCCCTTCGTCTCCAGCCGCAAGGGCGGCACCGGCCTGGGCCTCGCCATCGTGCAACGTATCCTGGTGCAGCATGACACTCAGCTTGACATCGTCAGCAAGCAGGGTGCCGGCACCGAAGTCAGTTTTCAATTGAACGGCGTGAGCTAA
- a CDS encoding N-acetylmuramoyl-L-alanine amidase, giving the protein MVKSTARHNTSITSWVLLAALLFAPILGWAANAVDAVRYWPSADYSRLTLESSRPISYKLFTLSNPERLVIDLEDVEPSPALQDLAGKIGADDPWIAGLRAGVNRPGVMRLVLDLRGEVKPNVFSLKPAGEYGNRLVLDVYPANAQLPGANSSPAEPLAEAPVRPGISAPANDSRKEEKSAGTRDKKPQFQITRLITVMIDPGHGGIDPGAHGANGTNEKDVTLAIAKRVKARIDAIPNMRAVLTRNGDYFIPLGERVDKARQINADLFVSIHADAFVNRDARGSSVFTLSEHGATSAAARWLAKNENDADLVGGVNVGVKDKNLARTLIDLSQTATNDDSRRLGRAVLTELSDINHLHRGRVEQAGFAVLKAPDIPSILVETAFISNPEEERRLTDDAYQDKMATAIVDGIQRFFATNPATIRAKLAVNS; this is encoded by the coding sequence ATGGTTAAGTCAACTGCGAGACACAATACATCCATAACCAGTTGGGTATTGCTGGCGGCGCTGCTGTTTGCGCCGATACTGGGCTGGGCCGCCAATGCGGTCGATGCGGTGCGCTACTGGCCGTCTGCCGACTACAGCCGGCTCACGCTGGAATCGTCCAGGCCGATCAGCTACAAGCTATTCACGCTGAGCAATCCGGAGCGCCTGGTGATTGATCTGGAAGATGTGGAACCCTCGCCCGCATTGCAGGATCTGGCTGGAAAAATCGGCGCAGACGACCCGTGGATCGCCGGCTTGCGCGCGGGGGTCAACCGCCCTGGCGTGATGCGCCTGGTGCTGGATCTGCGCGGCGAGGTGAAGCCCAATGTATTCAGCCTCAAACCCGCAGGTGAGTATGGTAATCGGCTGGTGCTGGATGTTTACCCGGCCAACGCGCAATTACCCGGTGCCAACAGTTCTCCCGCGGAGCCGCTTGCGGAAGCCCCGGTCAGGCCCGGGATTTCCGCACCGGCTAACGATTCGCGGAAGGAAGAGAAATCAGCCGGTACGCGTGACAAAAAGCCGCAATTCCAGATCACGCGCCTGATTACCGTGATGATTGACCCCGGCCATGGTGGCATCGATCCCGGTGCGCATGGTGCCAATGGCACCAACGAAAAGGATGTCACCCTGGCCATAGCCAAACGCGTCAAGGCCAGGATCGACGCCATACCGAACATGCGAGCCGTGCTTACCCGCAATGGTGACTATTTCATTCCGCTGGGCGAGCGCGTGGACAAAGCGCGCCAAATCAATGCCGACCTGTTCGTATCCATCCACGCCGACGCATTTGTCAACCGGGATGCACGCGGTTCCAGCGTGTTTACCCTGTCCGAGCATGGCGCCACCAGCGCCGCTGCGCGCTGGCTGGCGAAGAACGAAAACGACGCCGATCTGGTGGGTGGGGTGAACGTGGGGGTGAAAGACAAAAACCTGGCGCGCACTTTGATTGACCTGTCGCAAACGGCAACCAACGACGACAGCCGCCGTCTCGGGCGTGCGGTGCTGACTGAGCTGTCCGACATCAACCACCTGCACAGAGGCCGGGTCGAGCAGGCGGGTTTTGCCGTGCTCAAGGCACCGGATATCCCGTCCATCCTGGTGGAAACCGCGTTTATTTCCAACCCAGAGGAAGAGCGGCGCCTGACTGACGACGCGTATCAGGACAAAATGGCAACGGCCATCGTGGATGGCATCCAGCGCTTTTTCGCTACCAATCCGGCCACCATCCGCGCCAAGCTGGCGGTGAATTCCTGA
- a CDS encoding phosphate/phosphite/phosphonate ABC transporter substrate-binding protein — MAVFLMLAGACLPSFVAHAQPPDLPPYRFGVLPLQSPNKLASMFLPLAKVLGDRLHRPVQFVTAPSFSVFMQRVAQREYDIVYLNPMLFAEAQKSGYHVVAKIAGEPFTGILVVRRDSSITELAAHRLPPGLRLGFPDPGAFAATVMTRRYLETLGIMVDKDFKVKYFGSQDSVLMALYSGLVDIAGTWKPSLRSMPKDVQQALRIVAETPPQPQMPIAVRGDMPAHDAKTVAEVLVDLSSTPDGRRILRGMELPQGFVLADDSEYAKVGK; from the coding sequence GTGGCAGTCTTTTTGATGCTCGCGGGTGCATGTCTGCCTTCCTTCGTTGCCCACGCCCAGCCACCTGACTTACCTCCTTACCGCTTCGGCGTGCTGCCCCTGCAAAGCCCGAACAAGCTGGCATCCATGTTCCTGCCGCTGGCCAAGGTGCTGGGAGATCGCCTGCACCGCCCGGTGCAATTTGTAACCGCTCCGAGTTTTTCTGTTTTTATGCAACGCGTCGCACAGCGGGAATACGACATTGTGTACCTCAACCCCATGCTTTTCGCCGAAGCGCAAAAATCCGGCTATCACGTTGTGGCCAAAATAGCGGGGGAACCCTTCACCGGCATCCTGGTGGTGCGCCGTGACAGCAGCATCACCGAACTTGCCGCGCATCGTCTGCCACCGGGACTGCGTCTGGGTTTTCCCGACCCCGGCGCTTTCGCGGCGACCGTGATGACGCGACGTTACCTGGAAACCCTGGGCATCATGGTAGACAAGGATTTCAAGGTGAAATATTTCGGTTCTCAAGACTCCGTGCTGATGGCATTGTATTCCGGGCTGGTGGATATCGCCGGCACCTGGAAGCCTTCCCTGCGTTCCATGCCGAAAGACGTCCAGCAAGCGCTGCGGATCGTCGCCGAGACCCCGCCGCAGCCGCAGATGCCGATTGCCGTGCGCGGCGACATGCCCGCGCATGACGCGAAAACGGTTGCCGAGGTTCTGGTAGATCTAAGCAGCACGCCGGACGGTCGGCGGATTCTTCGCGGCATGGAACTTCCCCAGGGCTTCGTGCTCGCCGACGATAGCGAGTATGCCAAGGTGGGTAAATGA
- a CDS encoding ferredoxin--NADP reductase, translating into MPYSEQTVTAVRPWSDRTFSLTLTRPADFAFANGEFVTIGLKQEGKLIARAYSIVSTRDDDHLEFLSIHVPDGPLTSRLAKVQPGDSVWVNSKTTGSLTLAHVLPGRNLYLLATGTGLAPFMSMIRDPATYHAYEKVILVHTVRNVAELAYRDELESSAGDKLRYVPTVTREPFARSGRCSDLFISGELFKELDLPQADPQQDRVLICGNPDMNRQMTAHLRDTGWTMTNHRGIGNFSVEAAFVIQHT; encoded by the coding sequence ATGCCTTACTCGGAGCAAACGGTTACCGCGGTGCGGCCCTGGTCGGATCGAACCTTCAGCCTGACGCTCACGCGCCCGGCCGACTTTGCGTTCGCCAACGGCGAGTTCGTGACCATTGGCCTTAAACAGGAAGGCAAGCTCATCGCGCGCGCCTATTCCATTGTCTCAACCCGGGATGACGACCATCTGGAATTTCTCAGCATCCATGTGCCGGATGGTCCGCTGACCAGCCGCCTGGCCAAGGTGCAGCCTGGCGATTCGGTCTGGGTAAACAGCAAGACCACCGGTTCGCTGACGCTGGCGCATGTGTTGCCCGGGCGCAATCTCTATCTGCTGGCCACCGGTACCGGCCTGGCACCCTTCATGAGCATGATCCGCGATCCGGCCACTTACCATGCCTACGAAAAAGTCATTCTGGTACACACCGTGCGCAACGTGGCCGAACTGGCCTATCGGGATGAACTGGAAAGCAGTGCGGGCGACAAACTGCGCTATGTGCCGACCGTGACGCGCGAGCCTTTCGCGCGCAGCGGCCGCTGCTCGGACCTGTTCATCTCCGGTGAGCTGTTCAAGGAACTCGATCTGCCACAGGCCGATCCGCAGCAGGATCGCGTACTGATCTGCGGCAATCCCGATATGAATCGCCAGATGACTGCGCACCTGCGCGACACCGGCTGGACCATGACCAATCACCGGGGCATAGGCAATTTCAGCGTGGAAGCCGCCTTCGTCATCCAGCACACCTGA